The following proteins are co-located in the Sporolactobacillus pectinivorans genome:
- a CDS encoding LacI family DNA-binding transcriptional regulator encodes MATIKDIAKQAGVSIATVSRILNYDQTLSVTEKTRKRIFETAESLNYSKFKNHSRKKKTYGKIAIVLWVTEQEELNDLYYLSIRMGVENKLQAESYETVHLFPNENLTDVHDINGIIAIGKFSESEIKKLTSLSKSIVFLDFDTFSLGYDCVVTDFEQAVKQIVDYFFDKGIHSIGMLAGKESTYDQQLTLRDPRFDFFVKDVKTKLNQDPKYIFTGSFSPDSGYHLMTEAIEKLGNQLPQAFFVASDAMAIGAIRALHENKIQVPERVSLIGFNDISIAKYFYPPLSTVKVYTESMGELGVDLLMNKIKNPLEVPQRITLGTKLIIRKSSL; translated from the coding sequence TTGGCTACGATAAAAGATATAGCAAAACAAGCGGGCGTTTCCATCGCAACCGTTTCCAGAATACTGAATTATGATCAAACGCTGTCGGTTACGGAGAAAACGCGAAAACGGATCTTTGAAACAGCAGAATCGCTTAATTACTCAAAGTTTAAGAACCATTCGCGAAAAAAAAAGACCTATGGAAAAATTGCGATCGTGCTTTGGGTTACCGAGCAGGAAGAATTAAACGATCTGTACTATCTGTCTATTCGAATGGGCGTTGAGAATAAACTTCAGGCTGAAAGCTATGAGACGGTACATCTTTTTCCTAATGAAAATTTAACTGACGTACATGACATTAACGGGATTATAGCGATCGGGAAGTTCAGCGAAAGTGAGATTAAAAAATTGACCTCCCTATCCAAGAGCATCGTGTTTCTGGATTTCGATACTTTTTCATTGGGGTACGACTGTGTGGTGACTGATTTCGAGCAGGCAGTCAAACAGATCGTTGATTACTTTTTTGACAAAGGTATTCACTCGATCGGCATGCTGGCAGGAAAAGAGTCGACTTACGATCAGCAGTTGACGCTAAGGGATCCGCGATTTGATTTTTTTGTCAAAGATGTTAAAACGAAATTAAATCAGGATCCCAAGTACATATTTACAGGATCGTTTTCACCCGATTCCGGCTACCATTTGATGACAGAGGCCATTGAAAAATTAGGCAATCAATTGCCGCAAGCCTTCTTCGTTGCAAGTGACGCGATGGCCATCGGTGCGATTCGGGCGCTGCATGAAAACAAGATTCAGGTGCCCGAACGCGTATCACTGATCGGATTCAACGATATTTCCATCGCTAAATATTTTTACCCGCCATTAAGCACGGTCAAAGTCTATACGGAAAGCATGGGTGAACTTGGTGTTGATTTACTCATGAATAAAATCAAAAATCCACTTGAAGTACCGCAACGTATCACGCTCGGAACGAAGCTGATCATCCGTAAGAGCAGTTTGTAG
- a CDS encoding SemiSWEET transporter, producing MLELTGFIAGIFTSISFFPQAIKVIKTHQVSDISLLTYSMFLMGLALWVVYGIFFHSPSIFVCNAISLIPAGIIFGMKAKSIIEKKKAHRLQN from the coding sequence ATGTTGGAGCTTACGGGCTTTATTGCGGGAATTTTTACGAGTATCTCTTTTTTCCCGCAGGCCATAAAGGTAATTAAGACCCATCAGGTGTCAGACATATCTCTTTTGACGTACTCTATGTTCTTGATGGGGCTCGCACTTTGGGTTGTTTACGGTATATTCTTTCATTCACCGTCTATCTTTGTTTGCAATGCGATTTCCTTAATACCGGCGGGCATTATTTTTGGCATGAAGGCAAAGAGTATCATCGAAAAGAAAAAAGCGCACCGTCTTCAAAATTAA
- a CDS encoding NUDIX domain-containing protein, producing the protein MMEIWDIYDRDRALVHKTMRRGDAFEHGAYHLVVHICIFNAAGDLLIQQRQPFKSGWSGMWDVTVGGSAVSGETSCSAAEREAFEELGYKIDLANIRPSLTVNFENGFDDFYLVEGDMDTSGLKLQYKEVQQVRWTSKSDIFSMIDSQVFIPYHKSLIELLFDMRKQMGAHQSEDRLNLERIQKQLDHITKNEPY; encoded by the coding sequence ATGATGGAAATTTGGGACATTTATGATCGAGACAGAGCTTTAGTCCACAAAACAATGCGTCGGGGCGACGCGTTCGAGCACGGGGCATATCATTTGGTCGTTCACATATGTATTTTTAATGCGGCCGGCGACCTGCTGATTCAGCAGAGACAGCCGTTTAAAAGCGGATGGTCGGGCATGTGGGATGTTACTGTCGGAGGGAGCGCCGTATCCGGTGAGACGAGCTGTTCCGCGGCTGAACGGGAAGCTTTTGAAGAGCTCGGATATAAGATTGATCTGGCCAATATCCGCCCGTCGCTGACCGTGAACTTTGAAAACGGCTTTGATGACTTTTATCTTGTGGAAGGCGATATGGATACCAGCGGATTGAAGCTGCAATACAAAGAAGTACAGCAAGTCAGATGGACCTCAAAAAGCGACATTTTCTCGATGATTGACAGTCAAGTATTTATACCCTATCACAAAAGCCTGATCGAATTACTGTTCGACATGCGAAAACAGATGGGCGCACACCAGAGTGAAGATCGGTTGAATTTAGAACGCATACAAAAACAACTGGATCATATTACTAAAAATGAACCCTATTAA
- a CDS encoding AMP-binding protein translates to MKVLALQIPNNVNLFDEMVKQAKLHPKKVIIEDVNSSLTYNRFLIAVNIMSKKIHEAVKNEEKVGLFLPNVVAHVIALFSLFKNEQQPCILNFTMGTQNIIDCIETASLKTVITSREFVKVADLGYTIEEMEKQVKIVYLEDLRDGISALHKISGLIESRVSRFKKRDSSEVILFTSGTESKPKGVILTHRNIYADIQQVFAHIEIWDTDRIFNPLPLFHSFGMTVGAILPLVGNVKVFLYPSPLHYKEIPKVIEKDKSTLFVATNTFFENYAKFATKEQLQTLRIVVAGGEKLQKDVMELYRDKFGITILQGYGATETSPIISLNTHEHYKEGTVGRLIPLMEAKIARVEGVQEGGNLLLKGPNVMKGYLIHGKGFVPCGEWYNTGDIAEIDKDGYIRIIGRLKRFAKIAGEMISLNKVEELALECFGESVFYVVSIPDTRKGEQIIMFTTKSKVSSRDFKKFIKSKKMSLLYMPSDIKYVEEVPLLGSGKPNYWALENLAKNN, encoded by the coding sequence GTGAAAGTTTTGGCGTTGCAGATACCGAATAATGTAAATTTATTTGATGAAATGGTGAAACAGGCTAAGTTGCATCCTAAAAAAGTGATTATTGAGGATGTAAATAGCTCGTTAACCTATAATCGGTTTTTAATTGCTGTCAATATCATGAGTAAAAAGATTCATGAAGCCGTCAAAAACGAGGAAAAGGTGGGTCTTTTTTTACCGAATGTGGTGGCGCATGTCATCGCACTGTTCTCGCTGTTTAAGAATGAACAGCAGCCGTGCATTTTAAATTTTACGATGGGAACGCAGAACATTATCGACTGTATCGAGACGGCTTCCTTGAAAACGGTGATTACATCGAGAGAATTCGTGAAGGTAGCCGATCTCGGTTATACCATCGAAGAGATGGAGAAGCAGGTTAAAATCGTTTATCTTGAGGATTTGCGGGACGGAATATCTGCCCTTCACAAAATATCCGGATTGATCGAATCGCGGGTATCGCGTTTTAAAAAAAGAGATTCATCAGAAGTGATCTTGTTCACATCCGGAACAGAATCCAAACCAAAGGGCGTTATTCTAACCCATCGGAACATTTACGCCGATATTCAGCAAGTATTTGCCCATATCGAAATCTGGGATACTGATCGGATTTTCAATCCGCTGCCACTCTTTCATTCGTTCGGTATGACGGTGGGTGCCATACTTCCGCTTGTCGGAAATGTGAAAGTATTCTTGTATCCTTCTCCGCTTCATTATAAAGAAATTCCAAAAGTGATTGAAAAAGATAAGAGCACACTTTTTGTTGCGACAAACACTTTCTTTGAGAATTACGCTAAATTTGCCACGAAAGAACAGCTCCAAACGTTAAGAATTGTCGTGGCTGGCGGAGAAAAGCTGCAGAAAGACGTTATGGAACTCTACCGGGATAAGTTTGGAATTACGATTCTTCAAGGTTACGGGGCAACGGAGACGTCGCCGATCATCTCGCTCAATACGCACGAGCATTATAAAGAGGGAACGGTGGGCAGACTGATCCCATTAATGGAAGCAAAGATTGCCAGGGTGGAAGGCGTTCAGGAAGGCGGAAATCTTCTGCTCAAAGGGCCGAACGTCATGAAGGGTTACTTAATTCACGGAAAAGGGTTTGTGCCCTGCGGGGAATGGTACAATACCGGCGATATCGCGGAAATCGATAAGGACGGATATATCCGGATCATTGGCCGTCTCAAACGGTTTGCGAAAATTGCCGGCGAAATGATCTCACTGAATAAAGTTGAGGAATTAGCACTCGAGTGCTTTGGCGAGTCCGTTTTTTACGTTGTGAGTATACCAGATACGCGAAAAGGCGAACAGATCATCATGTTTACAACAAAGTCCAAGGTTTCATCGAGAGACTTCAAAAAGTTTATCAAGAGCAAGAAAATGTCATTACTCTATATGCCCTCGGACATTAAATACGTGGAAGAAGTCCCGCTGTTAGGCAGCGGGAAACCGAATTACTGGGCATTGGAAAACCTGGCAAAGAACAACTGA
- a CDS encoding glycosyl-4,4'-diaponeurosporenoate acyltransferase — protein sequence MISIKLPISIFHYDSWLFRVRSWEKNGQIYQWYFGVKKWKNQLPELSNFLSFLFSKKQMMQYSPDYLVRFALETCRAELVHWCIIFSSLIFSVWSSIGMSILMIFIAAVLNLPYIVIQRYNRPRILNLLANKKTNIERKVINDLETLHRDI from the coding sequence ATGATATCGATAAAGCTTCCCATATCCATATTCCATTATGACAGTTGGCTTTTCAGAGTGAGGAGTTGGGAAAAAAACGGACAAATTTATCAGTGGTATTTTGGTGTGAAAAAGTGGAAGAATCAATTACCGGAGCTCAGCAATTTTTTATCCTTCCTTTTTTCAAAAAAACAAATGATGCAATACAGCCCGGATTATTTAGTCAGATTTGCTTTGGAAACCTGCCGCGCTGAACTTGTCCACTGGTGCATTATTTTCAGCTCGCTGATTTTTTCAGTATGGAGCAGTATTGGCATGTCGATTCTCATGATTTTCATAGCTGCAGTATTAAATCTCCCATACATTGTGATACAGCGCTATAACCGGCCACGAATTTTGAACCTACTTGCCAATAAAAAGACAAATATAGAAAGAAAAGTCATCAATGATTTGGAAACACTCCATAGGGATATATAA
- a CDS encoding beta-propeller fold lactonase family protein → MIDSSEQFVLAANQNSNNLLFFKRNEKTELLKKLLSSLSVPDSVVFLKQRCESIIANGY, encoded by the coding sequence GTGATAGACTCTTCAGAGCAATTTGTGCTTGCCGCAAATCAGAATTCAAACAATCTTTTGTTCTTCAAACGCAACGAGAAAACGGAATTATTAAAGAAGCTCCTTAGTTCACTATCGGTTCCTGATTCGGTTGTATTTCTGAAACAAAGGTGTGAGTCTATTATAGCTAATGGTTATTGA
- a CDS encoding glycoside hydrolase family 2 TIM barrel-domain containing protein, with amino-acid sequence MNQNKPDIDWLQDPTIFRVNRIDAHSDHSYYTSEADAGQGVMHLRQSLNGNWKFSYAPNPQSRVKNFYQTDVNCHSWEDIKVPGHIQLQGYGRPQYSNLTYPWDGSSEVGHSPEIPQDHNPVGSYIKYFTVDQELQTGPLYISFQGVESAFFVWLNGRFIGYSESSFNPAEFALSDAVVKGVNKLAVEVYQRSTGSWLEDQDFWRFSGIFRDVYLYTTPRIHIFDLFVKTDLDNTYRNAELTVDLKLQGERKGSVAAVLYDRSGNEVGKTPETGIQGNMQLRFHCRGVQLWSAETPYLYLLKLIVCNDQGQIVEVVPQQVGFRKFEVKDKLMCLNGKRIVFKGVNRHEFDCLRGRSVTRQDMLWDIKFLKRHNVNAVRTSHYPDQSYWYQLCDEYGIYLIDENNLETHGTWQLPDGTVPENVLPGGKAEWRDSVLDRARSLLERDKNHPSVLIWSCGNESNGGKNIFDISEYFRKTDPSRIVHYEGIFHDRSYNATSDVESRMYARVEEIKHYLENDPEKPYISCEYMHAMGNSCGGFHEYTALEDRYPLYQGGFIWDYIDQFLVTKNRYGKTFFAYGGDFDDRPNDGDFCGDGIVYADRTPSPKVQEIKYLYQNIKLNVRRDGVEVNNQNLFIDTSGYELEYSLNREGREVLRHCLSVSVPAGESQFVRLPFADPIPAGEYMLNVAMKLKRSTRWADRGYPVAFGQFVFQQQAVPAVMKPFAFRIMDVIHGSFNLGVRTDNFSVIFSREDKGLLSLRYHGREYLKQVPVPLYWRALTDNDNGCGFGYQSGPWLQASLFQRCSKARIVEEKNGVTVVYTYQLPISDQAAVTVSYTVRPDETIDVRADYHGARGLPDLPIFGISLRMAADFNQFRYYGKGPEENYIDRNCGARLGIFDKKVVDNVSKYAVTQENGNRTGVRWVNVLDDQGEGLHIEALDQPFELGISPYTAFELQNAQHAYELPEIHYTNVTLAARQMGVGGDDSWGAPIHQAYHIDAAGDIHFAFKMSAVCPDDR; translated from the coding sequence ATGAATCAAAACAAACCGGATATCGACTGGTTGCAAGATCCGACTATCTTTCGAGTCAATCGCATCGATGCTCATTCTGATCATTCATATTATACTTCGGAAGCGGATGCTGGACAGGGTGTGATGCATCTCCGGCAAAGCTTGAACGGGAATTGGAAATTTAGTTACGCGCCAAACCCGCAATCGCGGGTGAAAAATTTCTATCAGACAGATGTCAACTGCCACAGCTGGGAGGATATTAAGGTTCCGGGCCATATTCAGCTTCAAGGATATGGTCGGCCGCAATACAGCAATTTAACATATCCATGGGACGGGAGCAGCGAAGTCGGTCATTCTCCTGAAATTCCGCAGGATCACAATCCGGTCGGTAGCTATATCAAATATTTTACGGTCGACCAAGAGTTGCAGACAGGTCCGCTTTATATTTCTTTTCAAGGCGTTGAATCGGCTTTCTTTGTCTGGTTGAACGGGCGTTTTATAGGTTACAGCGAGAGTAGTTTTAATCCGGCCGAATTTGCCCTTTCAGACGCGGTTGTTAAGGGTGTCAACAAACTTGCAGTTGAAGTGTATCAACGATCGACGGGCAGCTGGCTTGAGGATCAGGATTTCTGGAGATTTTCAGGAATATTTCGCGATGTCTATCTGTACACAACGCCGCGTATCCATATTTTTGATCTGTTTGTGAAAACGGATCTGGACAATACGTATCGTAATGCTGAACTGACGGTCGACTTGAAGCTGCAAGGAGAGAGGAAAGGGAGTGTTGCCGCTGTTTTGTATGACCGTTCCGGTAATGAAGTGGGAAAAACGCCGGAAACCGGGATCCAGGGGAATATGCAGCTTCGTTTTCATTGCCGCGGTGTTCAGCTCTGGAGTGCAGAAACTCCTTATCTATATCTGCTTAAATTGATCGTTTGCAACGATCAAGGACAGATAGTTGAAGTCGTTCCGCAGCAGGTCGGGTTTCGCAAGTTTGAAGTTAAAGATAAATTAATGTGCCTGAACGGCAAACGTATTGTGTTCAAGGGCGTTAACCGTCATGAATTTGATTGCCTGAGAGGTAGATCCGTTACCCGGCAGGACATGTTGTGGGATATTAAATTTCTCAAGCGGCATAACGTCAATGCTGTCCGTACATCACATTATCCCGATCAGTCTTATTGGTACCAGCTTTGCGATGAGTACGGAATCTACTTGATCGATGAGAATAATCTGGAGACGCACGGCACATGGCAGCTGCCCGACGGTACGGTGCCTGAAAACGTACTTCCCGGCGGAAAAGCAGAATGGCGCGATAGTGTGCTGGATCGTGCACGCTCGCTGCTCGAGCGGGATAAGAATCATCCATCCGTATTAATCTGGTCTTGTGGCAACGAATCCAACGGCGGCAAAAATATTTTCGATATATCGGAGTATTTCAGAAAAACGGATCCTTCGCGGATAGTCCATTACGAGGGGATATTTCACGATCGGAGCTATAATGCAACGAGTGACGTCGAGAGCCGGATGTACGCACGGGTCGAAGAGATTAAACATTATCTTGAAAATGATCCGGAAAAACCATATATCAGCTGTGAGTACATGCATGCTATGGGCAATTCGTGCGGTGGTTTTCATGAATATACGGCATTGGAAGATCGTTACCCGCTTTACCAGGGCGGTTTCATATGGGATTATATTGATCAATTCCTCGTTACAAAGAACCGCTATGGCAAGACGTTTTTTGCCTACGGCGGCGATTTTGACGACCGTCCGAACGACGGGGATTTCTGCGGTGATGGTATTGTTTATGCCGACCGCACGCCTTCGCCGAAAGTTCAGGAAATTAAGTACCTCTATCAGAATATCAAACTGAACGTTCGTCGTGACGGGGTCGAGGTCAATAATCAGAATCTGTTTATCGACACGTCCGGCTACGAATTGGAGTATTCATTGAACCGCGAAGGACGGGAAGTGCTGCGTCACTGCTTATCAGTCAGCGTTCCGGCCGGCGAATCGCAGTTTGTCCGGCTGCCGTTCGCCGATCCCATTCCGGCGGGTGAATATATGCTCAACGTTGCAATGAAACTGAAGAGGAGCACCCGCTGGGCGGATCGGGGCTATCCAGTCGCTTTCGGTCAGTTTGTTTTTCAACAGCAAGCTGTGCCTGCGGTAATGAAGCCGTTCGCTTTCAGGATAATGGATGTGATTCACGGATCGTTCAATCTCGGCGTGCGGACGGATAATTTCAGTGTCATCTTTTCCAGAGAAGACAAAGGCCTGTTATCTCTGCGCTATCATGGACGCGAGTACCTGAAACAGGTGCCTGTGCCCCTTTACTGGCGTGCTCTAACTGATAATGATAACGGCTGCGGGTTTGGTTATCAAAGCGGCCCGTGGCTTCAGGCCAGTCTGTTTCAGCGCTGCAGCAAGGCACGTATTGTCGAGGAGAAAAATGGGGTAACTGTCGTCTATACGTATCAATTACCGATTTCCGATCAGGCGGCCGTCACCGTCTCTTATACGGTTCGGCCGGATGAGACGATTGATGTACGAGCCGATTATCACGGGGCGCGGGGACTTCCGGATCTGCCGATTTTTGGAATCTCATTGCGGATGGCTGCCGATTTTAATCAATTTCGCTATTACGGAAAAGGGCCCGAGGAAAATTATATCGATCGAAATTGCGGTGCCCGGCTTGGCATTTTCGACAAGAAGGTTGTCGATAACGTGTCGAAGTACGCCGTTACTCAGGAGAACGGAAACCGTACCGGTGTCAGATGGGTGAACGTGCTGGATGATCAGGGTGAAGGACTGCATATCGAAGCGTTGGATCAGCCATTTGAGCTTGGCATTTCGCCTTATACGGCGTTCGAACTGCAGAACGCGCAGCATGCCTATGAACTACCTGAAATTCACTACACAAACGTGACACTTGCTGCCAGACAGATGGGTGTCGGCGGTGATGACAGCTGGGGAGCTCCGATACATCAGGCTTACCATATTGATGCGGCAGGCGACATTCATTTTGCATTTAAAATGAGTGCGGTTTGTCCGGATGACAGATGA
- a CDS encoding lysylphosphatidylglycerol synthase domain-containing protein, protein MSTKIKIKLLLGIIITIIVVYYSFKTLRGLNLDTLLNSNINWFLVIVSVIINIYANYVRSLGYTLGIDPNINRMNALQIVVIGHAANMILPLHIGDGLRFAFFPSDYHALRRTKLVMIPAFADFIAMIMISLFAVPFSGFKDHRLVSALWILFFLCIALIILLLAILYFVPRFRSYFNEFLNIHLLKMMLWVTFSYVLLLLATWVGLAACGFGIGASFRMSLAVFAATNLVGLVPSSPGAIGLFEDGVIIGLAGLGILQSEALTAGLLLHLIQYAALVPLGIILFIVALRGDYKEAIKNMLRQKS, encoded by the coding sequence ATGTCAACAAAAATTAAAATCAAGCTACTATTAGGGATTATCATCACAATTATCGTTGTCTATTATTCATTCAAGACACTCAGAGGCTTGAATCTGGACACGCTGCTAAATTCGAATATTAACTGGTTTCTTGTCATCGTTTCGGTCATCATCAATATATATGCAAATTATGTTCGGAGTCTGGGATACACCTTGGGCATTGACCCAAATATTAACCGCATGAATGCCTTACAAATCGTTGTCATCGGGCACGCTGCAAACATGATCTTGCCTCTTCATATTGGTGACGGACTACGCTTCGCTTTTTTCCCAAGTGATTATCACGCGCTACGCCGAACCAAATTGGTTATGATACCGGCATTTGCCGATTTTATTGCAATGATAATGATCTCGCTGTTTGCTGTCCCCTTTTCGGGATTTAAAGACCACAGACTAGTTAGTGCGTTATGGATTCTTTTCTTTCTATGTATTGCACTTATCATATTGCTCCTAGCCATTCTTTATTTTGTGCCACGGTTCCGCAGTTATTTTAATGAATTTCTAAATATCCACTTGCTTAAAATGATGCTCTGGGTGACTTTTTCGTACGTGCTTTTGCTTCTTGCGACATGGGTGGGCCTTGCCGCGTGCGGATTCGGTATTGGTGCCTCCTTCCGCATGTCGCTCGCCGTATTCGCAGCGACAAACCTCGTCGGACTGGTACCCTCCTCGCCCGGTGCGATCGGACTCTTTGAAGACGGCGTCATTATCGGGCTCGCAGGACTGGGTATCTTGCAAAGTGAAGCACTGACTGCGGGACTGCTGCTTCACTTAATCCAATATGCCGCGCTTGTTCCGCTGGGAATCATCCTTTTTATCGTAGCCCTTCGTGGTGATTACAAAGAAGCGATCAAAAATATGCTGCGCCAGAAATCTTGA
- a CDS encoding MGDG synthase family glycosyltransferase yields the protein MNRILFLSSEHTGSGHKSITEALGKQLLLLSPDIQFSVIDGFDLGSWLLRSSSRSYDSFAVKFPALWGFVYRLSNLFKGLVNWIVAQNIRKSLLKQIDAFRPDLIVSVHNLFVGSIINVLDRADLDIPVISLIADLDNVTDLWADKRAKYIVCPSAETKQIMLHAGVTNDKLFLTGFPVRREFCDLNLPEPLHWRDENKKYTSILLMSGSQGSTQILKIAQTLLNDEMIRITIIAGHNTSLKKFLEKSLSPYVGKKVSIYGFIREVEKRMMDADLLITRASPNVLMEAINLCKPVIITGALRGQEAKNPQFVLKHKLGLYCRDISSLPDIISTLLVNNGEKLIQISKSQYMFRKPESARVIAQLLIQTAKETHISQDEPIV from the coding sequence GTGAATCGAATCCTGTTTCTTTCATCGGAACATACAGGCAGTGGGCATAAGAGCATTACAGAAGCGCTGGGCAAACAGCTCTTATTACTTTCTCCGGATATACAGTTTTCCGTTATTGATGGTTTTGATCTTGGCAGCTGGCTTCTCCGGTCTTCCAGCCGCAGTTATGACTCTTTTGCTGTAAAATTTCCTGCACTATGGGGATTCGTCTATCGACTTAGCAACCTTTTTAAGGGGCTTGTCAATTGGATTGTAGCACAAAACATCAGGAAATCTTTATTAAAACAAATCGATGCCTTTCGTCCGGATTTGATCGTATCCGTCCATAATCTTTTCGTCGGCTCTATTATAAACGTATTAGACCGTGCAGATCTGGACATCCCGGTCATCTCATTGATTGCGGATCTGGACAATGTCACTGACCTCTGGGCAGATAAGCGGGCAAAGTATATCGTTTGTCCGTCAGCCGAGACAAAACAAATCATGTTGCATGCGGGCGTTACAAACGATAAATTGTTTTTGACCGGTTTCCCAGTGCGGCGTGAATTCTGTGATTTAAATCTTCCTGAGCCTCTCCATTGGCGTGATGAAAACAAAAAATATACCTCCATCCTTTTGATGAGCGGAAGCCAGGGATCAACTCAGATTCTGAAGATAGCGCAAACACTATTAAACGATGAAATGATCCGCATAACGATTATTGCCGGTCATAACACGTCTTTAAAAAAATTTTTGGAGAAGTCTTTATCACCTTATGTCGGAAAAAAGGTCTCAATTTACGGATTCATCAGGGAAGTGGAAAAACGTATGATGGACGCAGATCTTTTGATCACGAGGGCGAGTCCCAATGTATTGATGGAGGCGATTAACCTGTGCAAACCTGTCATCATTACCGGCGCATTGAGAGGACAGGAAGCAAAGAACCCTCAGTTTGTATTAAAACACAAGTTGGGCCTTTATTGCAGAGACATCAGCAGCCTTCCGGACATAATTTCGACTTTATTAGTTAATAATGGTGAAAAATTAATACAAATCTCTAAAAGTCAATATATGTTCAGAAAGCCGGAGTCTGCACGTGTGATCGCTCAATTGCTCATTCAAACGGCTAAAGAAACACATATATCTCAAGACGAGCCCATAGTGTGA
- a CDS encoding PQQ-dependent sugar dehydrogenase, with protein MIKVSLRPIVSKLNLPTVLKTTILPSDSSETLFVATQLGEIYYIRDGLIGNFLDIRLRILKLGASGGRYDERGLIGMAFHPKFQYNGLFYLHYSVAGTQGPGALTKPETARQEPAALPEFFKPDPCDLGTLNLKWINREIDYDHIDTVEEWILQPNGQPQKRRTLLNLRRPFFNHNGVNSLNFSPETGKLVLTTGDGGMGYDPFNLSQDDMEIAGKIIEIDVVKNTFINDSPVVTRFNELPAPIQETLAVMAKGVRNIPGISFQRFYNQYIKYVGIVGQDLAESIYSFVHYQAIPVTQLVQASLMNSGADQEGLINFGWRGWEGAFPTSIISGCSANSALDEKVIAYYNDAVKTSVLRIQPLTSYFHQDPRPDKFGGTALTGVQAYMGNGIPDLTGSVVFTDIARNEGSHPPVRGVLAYTRVRTDCNLSNFSVIETDYNFGSQSALYVSLGTNLDQTRLYLGVYGAMNVNDSNQGTVFEIVP; from the coding sequence TTGATAAAAGTCAGTTTGCGTCCTATTGTCAGTAAGCTAAATTTGCCCACTGTTTTGAAAACAACGATACTTCCGAGTGACTCATCCGAAACATTATTTGTTGCAACCCAGTTAGGAGAGATCTATTACATTAGAGACGGGTTAATAGGGAATTTTTTAGATATTCGCCTGCGAATCCTAAAACTAGGTGCTTCTGGCGGCAGATATGATGAACGTGGATTGATCGGGATGGCGTTTCATCCCAAATTTCAATACAACGGTCTGTTTTATCTTCATTATTCAGTAGCCGGAACGCAAGGCCCAGGTGCTCTTACCAAACCAGAAACCGCAAGACAAGAACCGGCTGCTCTTCCTGAATTTTTCAAGCCTGACCCGTGTGACCTCGGGACCTTAAACTTAAAGTGGATAAATAGAGAAATTGACTATGATCATATTGATACAGTTGAAGAATGGATTTTACAACCGAATGGCCAACCTCAAAAGAGACGGACATTACTTAATTTAAGACGGCCATTTTTTAATCATAATGGTGTCAATAGCTTAAACTTTTCACCTGAAACGGGAAAACTTGTTTTAACAACCGGAGATGGTGGAATGGGCTATGATCCATTTAATTTAAGCCAGGATGATATGGAGATTGCCGGTAAAATAATTGAAATTGACGTCGTTAAGAATACGTTTATCAATGATTCACCCGTTGTCACACGTTTTAATGAACTTCCCGCACCGATTCAGGAAACGCTTGCGGTAATGGCCAAAGGGGTCCGCAATATACCCGGCATTTCATTTCAAAGATTTTATAATCAGTATATCAAATATGTGGGCATTGTCGGACAGGATCTGGCAGAGTCGATTTATTCGTTCGTTCATTATCAAGCCATACCGGTTACTCAGCTTGTTCAAGCTTCTTTAATGAATTCTGGGGCTGACCAAGAAGGATTGATTAACTTTGGCTGGCGAGGATGGGAAGGTGCTTTTCCTACTTCGATTATAAGCGGCTGCTCTGCAAATTCGGCTTTAGATGAGAAAGTCATTGCCTACTACAATGATGCAGTAAAAACTTCAGTGCTGCGCATTCAGCCCCTAACCAGTTATTTTCATCAGGATCCCCGCCCTGATAAATTTGGAGGAACTGCACTCACAGGCGTTCAGGCATATATGGGTAATGGAATCCCCGATTTAACGGGAAGCGTTGTGTTTACCGATATTGCCCGGAATGAAGGATCTCACCCCCCGGTTAGAGGAGTCTTAGCCTATACTAGGGTAAGAACAGATTGTAACCTAAGCAACTTTAGTGTTATTGAAACAGATTATAACTTTGGTTCTCAATCCGCTCTTTATGTCAGTTTGGGAACGAATCTGGATCAAACCCGACTCTATTTAGGAGTTTATGGCGCTATGAATGTGAATGATTCTAACCAGGGTACTGTTTTTGAAATTGTTCCATGA